A part of Sus scrofa isolate TJ Tabasco breed Duroc chromosome 15, Sscrofa11.1, whole genome shotgun sequence genomic DNA contains:
- the NPPC gene encoding C-type natriuretic peptide isoform X1, whose amino-acid sequence MHLSQLLACALLLTLLSLRPSEAKPGAPPKVPRTPPGEEVAEPQAAGGGQKKGDKTPGGGGANLKGDRSRLLRDLRVDTKSRAAWARLLHEHPNARKYKGGNKKGLSKGCFGLKLDRIGSMSGLGC is encoded by the exons ATGCACCtctcccagctgctggcctgcgctcTGCTGCTCACGCTCCTCTCGCTCCGGCCCTCCGAAGCCAAGCCCGGAGCGCCGCCGAAG GTCCCTCGAACTCCGCCAGGGGAGGAGGTGGCCGAGCCCCAGGCTGCGGGCGGCGGTCAGAAGAAGGGCGACAAGACTCCTGGGGGCGGTGGCGCCAACCTCAAGGGCGACCGGTCTCGACTGCTCCGGGACCTGCGCGTGGACACCAAGTCTCGGGCGGCGTGGGCCCGCCTTCTGCACGAGCACCCCAACGCGCGCAAATACAAAGGAGGCAACAAGAAGGGTTTGTCCAAGGGCTGCTTCGGCCTCAAACTGGACCGGATCGGCTCCATGAGCGGCCTGGGATGTTAG